The window AAAAAATCGATTGGAGCTACATTGAATTTATTGATAATCAAGATGTTTTGGATTTGATCGAAAAGGTTGTCTTGGCGAACTTATTTACCAAGTTCAATATGGACAAATCACTTTATGCTTAGTAATTTGTTTTAATATTGTAATAgctaccttcttttttttttctctgtatcAACTTGTTTCTTCGTATGCCATTTTATATTGGTCAGATTGCCAACTTGCATTTGCATATAATGACACCTTTACAATTTAGTTACTTATGTCTTAGAGCTGGTATTATGTTTCCCTTTGTGCTAGTGTTGGTGGAATTAGTTACTGATGACATTAGCTGTAGTTGTTGAGTGTTTGACACGTTCGTCCATTACTAGCACCAACCTGACCACAGTACTAGCATGCCACATCCCGCTAAAGCGTTATCACATATTGTCATCTTTTATAGTATTATACCGGGTTCTAAGCACACAACAATGATGTTAAAGCTTTTGCGATGTATTAGAAGAAACTTCAGCTAGGCTTGACAGATCTTATTTATTCATGCCATTACTCCTAACAGTTCAAACTTCCATAATTGAATAACTAGAAACACATAGACTTGAATGACCAGAACAAACATTCAAGATGGCTTGGATTGTAGAATGCATTAATGCATACAACTGTTGCACTTGCAAAATGTCCGCAAGCCCAAAGAGCCAAAACAGCACGTTGGTGATTTCAATATAATTATGCGATGATACTATTTTGTAAAAATCTTGACAAAATATGCTTATCGTGGCAAACATAATTTGCTTCTGCAAGCTTTAATATCTACTGCATCGAAAGTGTCCGGTGCGGTAACTATAAAATTTATGGTTATTAGTGTTCAGATTATATCTATGTTATGTTTGGGACTGGTGCATGCTTGTGTGAGACAGTTTGCTGTGCAGTAATTTTTGATTGGTGTCGCTTTTGAAATGCTATTTTGCTGTTGGACCAGCACTTATAACATATTTTTGGCAGCCCAATGCTAATTCAATTGTATGTACTTGCAGAAACCGATTGGAATTATTGCACTGCTGGATGAAGCTTGGTAAATcgcaatttttatttttgctggaAAACAGCTGTTTTTATTAACAAATAGATAACCATTctaatatatgttttttattttccagTATGTTCCCAAAATCTACTCATGAGACCTTCGCAACAAAGATGTTCAGAAATTTCTCTTCTCATCATAGGCTTGAGAAGACAAAATTCTCAGAGACAGATTTTGTTATCTCCCATTATGCTGGGAAGGTATGTTAagtaattttaattattttttcctgTATCAGGTATCAACAATAACAAAGTCGACCTTTTGCAGGTGACGTATCAAACAGAATCGTTTCTGGAGAAGAATCGAGATTATATTGTTGCAGAGCACTGCAATCTTTTATCTTCATCAAGATGCCCTTTAGTTTCTGGACTTTTTGGTTCATTACCAGAAGAATCTTTGAGATCGTCATACAAGTTCTCATCAGTTGCTTCCAGATTTAAGGTATCAGCAAAAATTTCTTTGCTTCTTGGTCTTTGAAATTTGTCTGCTTACATGGTTTATTTGGTCACATGTGCCATAAGATATTATTTACTCTAGAAAATAATGTGGTTAAATGCATCTACTTCCAAATTATGATCTAGGTAGTGATGAATAGTGTGGCAGATGTAAGGAAaggaacaaaaagaaaaatctctcTCCACTATCCCACCTTTGCAAGGGATTTTCATGTAAAGGGGATTGAACTTGTTAGAAGCTATTTTTGTTGTATCATAGCAATATTTTGCAtgtgtttttcctccaaatatTGCTGTttccttaaaaataaaaaaaattacagtacATATGCTCATTGTTGATTTATATAGGCTGATCTTCACTTTTGGAAATTATATGTTTCCTTGAATTCCATTTGCAGTTGCAGCACATGCAGAAGTTTGAACCGTAATTGTACTAGCTTTGATTGTTTTATTCATTTCCTTTCATTCCTGTATAATGGTTGTAATTAAGGCACTGACTTGCTATATTTTCATTTCTCATTGATTGCCTTGGATTGTATTGAAACCATAACATATAACCTTCCTAACTGCGGTATTATATTCATTCTCTCTGAAGCAACAACTTCAAGCCCTCATGGAAACCCTCAACTCGACAGAGCCTCACTACGTACGCTGCGTGAAGCCTAACTCTGTTAATCGGCCTCAGATGTTTGAAAATCAGAGTGTCCTGCATCAACTGCGCTGTGGAGTAAGAACATACGCCTTAAACATTAAACACAAAAGCAATAGTATCTGTTTCTTCTCCATAAATCTCTTGAGAAGCACATCTGCCCATACATCACGTCATCACCTCTTGAGCAGCACATCTGCCTTAAACATTAAACCTCAGTTTGCTGTTGGCAGTATGGCACTATGAATGTCGAAATGCTAATGTTCATTGTGGGTGCTTCAAGTTATACCTTTGTGCAATAGATGAGTAAAGCTTTTTTTGGTCCTATGCCAACTTTCCCAATTCATTGTGCAACAGATGAGCaattcctttgttaattgttggcACTAGCGGATGATTTGTTGGCCATATGCCAACTTACCCAATTCATTGTCTTGGTTCATGCTGTACTGTTTGGACAGGAAGCTATCATGTGACTTGAGTAGGCTATAGTCACATGCAATCCACGCTTTTGTGATCATGTATATGGAGCCACATTCATAAAATCACTTAATAAGATGTTTACTCTTTCGTAACTGTATATTGGTATTATACATCGTGGTATGCTTTTGCTTTATTGAACTATCTCTAGCAATACACCAGAAAACTCCTTAAATTGTGTGACTATTTATCTCAAGCTATTCATCACTTTTGAAGTTTTAATTCCATTTGTTGCTTCATGCATGAACTGGTCAATGTTCCTTGAAGATTGTAACTTGGTCATTTGTCAGGGTGTTTTAGAGGCTGTTCGCATCAGTCTTGCTGGCTATCCTACCAGAAGAACTTACGCTGAATTTGTTGACCGGTTTGGCGTTCTAGTTCCCGAGTTGATGCTTGGAAGGTATGCAATTTATACTTCATTAAGTTAATTTTGAGTTTGTGCTTCACATTGTAAGTTGCAATGGCaactttcttcttttctttttacggTTTTGGCGATCTTAATTACAGCTGCAAATCATTCCATTTGTTGTTGGTGCAGTCTATAGCTGATTCATGTTCCATCTGTTTTGGCCTAAACAGTTAGTAGGTTTGTTAGATCTGATATAAATGTTCTCCAACAAACAACACTTTTTTGCTCAACATCGTGGAGCTGATATCTCTTGTTTGTACAGCAACTTGTATGTGTGTTACCGATAATGATATTTTAGCCATTCATGGTGCTACTTTGATCCAGCATTCCCCTCATCAATTAGAGTAGGCCAAACCAACCAATGGATTTTTATGGCATTTTATGTAATCCCGTTATTAGTTAATGGGTTCAGCGCTAGCCTAGCAGTTTGAATTAACATACACAATTCTGGAGCAACTCAAACACACAATATCTTTTCAAATGGTTGCCAACTTTTTGCCTATTCGATGCTAAATTCCTACATTTACTACCCTCTTTCCTATCCTGGAATGGCAATCTGACTATAAGCTTTAAATTGTTAGGTTTTGCGTGAAAGTTTGGAGGGAATTTATCAAGGGCCATTGGGAAAAAGGAGCTGcttatttgtttgtttttgatTGCATTACCTTATGTGATGTTATGTTTAACTGTGCAGTTATGATGAGAGGGCATTGACAAAGGGAATTCTTGAAAAGATGAagcttgaaaattttcaagtaaTCTACTCAACAGATTTTATATTActgtcattccctaatatttcttgtttatataaagagtaaatttcacaaaactacatgttttatggttcaagttgtagaaaaccacacacatttTGATACTtagcacttaagtacatatattttggtagtttagtttcacaaaaccacactatcgatgaatggattcacccgtgAGATGACGTGGTTATTCCATCTAGGATgaggacgtggcatcctattaatttcgtgcgatggCTGGTAATAGGATGTCATGTCCTCGTCCTAGGTGAAACAGCCACGTCATCTCGCGGGTGAATCTATTCATCgaagtgtggttttgtgaaactacacaaCCAAAATGTATGTACTTAAGTTCCAAGTGTCaaagtgtgtgtggttttctgcaacttggaccacaaaacgtgtagttttgtgaaatttactctataaagAGTAATGCCTGATTCCAGTAGTGATTTTTGTACACACATTTTTGTTCTGTTTCCAATTGAAGTGATTGATAGTTGCTGTCTTGTACTTTTTTATGTTTATACTGTTCAGTGTAGAAAAACTGACTATAATTTATTGATGGTTTAACACTTTGCTTTACTTAATAGCTTGGTAGCACTAAGGTTTTCCTTAGAGCTGGTCAAATCGCAATATTAGATATGCGTCGTGCTGAAGTTTTGGAGAATGCTGCACGCCACATTCAAGGTCGTTTCAGAACATTCATTACACGCAAAGAGTTTGTTAAAACAAGGGAGGCTTCAATTTCTATACAAGCATATTGCAGAGGTAAAATTTCTGTTGCTTTGTCACCTTATTTCCTCCATGAATTCTGATATATTGCTGCTTTCAGTGCTAAATTGCTGCTACATTCTGGTTGCTAATTTTAATGACTTTGCAGGCTGTTTGGCAAGGAAGATGTATATGGTGAAAAGAGAAACGGCGGCTGCTATAATTGTTCAGAAGTATGTCCGGAGATGGCGGCTTCATCGGACTTACCAGCAAGCTCATTCAGCAGCTCTTCTTATTCAGTCCTGTATTCGAGGATTTATCGCTCGCCGTTATTTCTCAGTTATCAGAGAGCAGAAAGCTGCTTTGGTGATACAGGTGTGTCCCTCCTCTTAAGTTTCAACTTGGTTATCTGGAAACAGTGCTAGGAtagtaaataaataatttttaagCTCTCTTTTGAAGTCATAAGCATGTTCCTTAATTTGTTGTTGAGCTGTTGGCTAAGGTAAGTCTAGACTAATTAGAATATTAGCTTCATAGCTTGGCATGGAAGGTTATATTGTATTGTGATGCCATCAATTGTTTATACGAGAAAAAAACTGACTCATATGGTTGAGTTTTCAACACTGATTTCTGTTGGCAATTGCAGTCATTGTGGAGAAAACGGAAGGTTATAATTCTTTTCCAACAATACAGGCAAGCCACTGTGAAAATTCAGTGTGCTTGGAGACAGAAACTTGCAAGAAGAGAACTAAGGAGACTCAAAATGGTAAATTCTTTGTGCTATTCGATATATTATCTTTTGGCGATTTTCAAGCCGTACTGCAAAACTAAAATGGACCATTGcctgttttagttttttttggtttttctacCTCAAACACTACCGTATTACTATTACTTGTTATTCTTTCTTCCTCCACATGCTCATGAGGGATACATGTTTCTGTGTACTTGAAATGATCTGGTCCAATTTTCCTTCCAAGTTACTCTGATCTGCTCCCTTTGTGTCATCTGGCAGGTTTTATTATCCTGTTTACAGACTAGTTTTGTTTCTAGCCTGTTATTTTCATGCATTGTGAATACTCTTAGGCTTAGTTCATTTCTATGTATAGAGGTTAGCTACTACCTCGTTATTTGTgagcacgcttcccaaactgctaaacgttGTGGTTTttgtaaaaactttctatatgcatttcttttataaaatcaaataaacccaattttcaagtttttaagagttaatactcaattaaccATCTGCTAATGGCCCGCCTCGTTTTACTTGCAAGTGAAAAGCTGTCCCAAACCGTTCATTCGAACATAGCCTTATACTTGGTTTATGTTATAGGCTGCAAACGAAGCAGGTGCACTGCGTGAGGCGAAGAATAAACTTGAGAAAAAGTTGGATGACCTTACTCTGAGACTAACTCTAGAAAGGCGACTGCGTGTAAGTGTTGTCTATCATTTTTTACCTTTGTGTTCTATTTGTTAATTAGTACTTAATAAGATTTGCTGTTGAGGGGAGACCacacatgtatatattttaCTAATATGCTTGTTCCTAACAGTATTATGACACTTATATCTGTCATTTGGTATTTAATGCTTCCATACCATTGTCACATCATGAGATTAACCTAAATGTTTCAGAAACTGATTCtgtgaaaaaaaatttcatgttTAATAATAATCATAATAATGTATTTCGCCTCATGGGGCATGAACTTTAAAATGTAGGCTGCTGGTGAGGAAGCAAAGTCAGTAGAAATATTAAAGCGCGACAAAATGATAGAATCATTAAGTGCCGAATGTGCTGCAGCCAAGTCAGATGCTCAAAGTGAACATGACAAAAATCGGCTACTCCAGAGGCAATTGGATGATTCGTTGAGAGAGATAACTATGTTGCAGGGTAGCAAGATTATGACAGCAGAAGCAGAAAAGGAGAACTCCAATCTGAAGGTTCAAAGGCTTTCCTTGTCATTTTAATCGCAATGATGCTTGGTTAACTACATTTTCAGTTATTCTCTGCTGTTTTTTTTACACCTTTAATTGCATCTCtcttatttaatgatttttccATTGTCTAATTGCTGTACTTCTAATGTGATAAAGTTACCacaatcatttttttatttagttTTACCATTAGTTTTCATTGCTGCTGTAATTTGCTGTTAGCAATATGCTTCTGTGTTTCTCTTAATTGTACTTTGGCTGAAATTATTCTATATTACTCTGTACAGAACTTAGTTGAGTCATTATCAAAGAGGAATTCGTCACTGGAATATGAACTCACCTCAGCTCGTAAAGGTAGTGATGATACGATGAAGAAATTGAAAGATGTTGAGGGAAAATGCAACCATCTCCAGCAAAATTTGGACAAGTATGTTTTCCCTTTCATTTATTAAACCATAGAGTGCTAGAAAAATATGTATAGTATTCTAAGGTTTATTGCTGCTCGTTTGTATTGGGATGCAAAGCATCTAACAGCTACTGGTTTGCTAATTTTAGATTGCAGGAGAAACTTACAAACTTGGAAAATGAAAATCATGTTCTTAGGCAAAAGGCATTAAACATGTCTCCGTTGAACAATATGTCCATGGCTACAAAGGCTTTTCCTCAGGTTCTTTTCTTTGCTCTTTATTAATTGCTTCAGCTATCTGTTTGTTGCTGTTAATATTTGATCTAGCATTTAAGTTCTTTTATTGATACTCATATTTGGGACACTGGGTACTGCTCTAGTTTGCATCTCTTCTTAAATAGTTTACTGACATGCTGCTTGAATGCAGAAATTCGCTACACCGATTGGGCTTCCAAACGGCGAGCAGAAGCACGGATATGTAAGCCTATTCTTTTGATCGACGTACAGAACTGCTATAGATTCGTCTGACATATTGGATCTCAATTTTTGAATTGTAGGAAACACCACCAGCAGCAAAATATCTCGCTTCACTTCCACAGAGTTTAACTGGATCAAGGAGAACCAGGATGCCTGTTGAAAGGCAGGAGGTAAATTCCACatcatatttttcatttgtTAATTTTTGCTTGTTCTAGCTCTGTTGATACCACCTTAGATAAGATGGCAAATAATTTGTTCTGGACGATGTGACATTATTCAACAAAATTTCTTATGCATCTTGGTGATGATTTTGTGTCATGCAGGAAAATCATGAAATCTTATTACGATGCATAAAGGAAAATCTAGGATTCAAGGATGGTAAACCAGTCGCCGCATGCATCATCTACAGTTGCCTTTTACACTGGCGTGCTTTTGAATCTGAGAGGACTGCTATTTTTGATCATGTCATTGAAGCCATAAATAATGTTCTCAAGGTAAACTTACTTCAGACTCATCTATTTTGCTGTTTGTGCTAAATGTTTATTTGCGGATGTCAAATAATCATGGAAGTTCTCCTGTTCTTACTCCAGGGGGAAGAGGCTGACGGTAGATTACCTTATTGGTTGTCCAATACCTCTGCATTGCTATGCCTTCTGCAGAAGAATTTACGGTCAAATGGATTATTTGCTACACCATCCGGCCGGTCTGGTGGACCTCTAGGGATAGGTGACAAGATAGTGCAAGTAAGGAACCCTGAAAATTATGGATCATTTTCTTACCAGTACTATTGAATTATGCTCAGTGTGCTGATATCCATATGAAGTAATATTTTGAAAGCAATGTCCTAGTTTAACTCTACATTATTTTATCATGTCTGTATATTTTTTGGACATGACCTGGCTATTGACCCAGTCAACAACTCAACGTATTGGGTCACTGGTTGAAGCTGTTGGTCACTGATGGGGCCCCTGGTTTCATTTTAGCGGCAAAAACAATAGCATGACGGTGCTTAGTAAGGTCTTAAATAGCTTATTCGGTTCAACTGGAATAAGTAGTAGCTACCTTAGTTGGTTACCAGGCAGATGCAGCACACATTTTTGGAATCTTTAAGCTGGTGGAGCTAGCCAGCAGTTGTATTAGTCTATGCCGTCAGTTACGCCAAAACTACCTGGTTTTAACATAGGTCTTTGGATTTGCCACTTCAAAGTGGCCATCAATCAGATTTGGTCTGGTTGGACTGTCATGGTGAAAGTGCTggttctcctcctccctcctttctGACAGGCCACTCTGCTGTTCTGGGGCAGATCTGGTAAATCATGTGTACCTGTAGAGGATCTATACGCTTCCCATAATGGGGGAAATGGAAACATCATGGCATCATGCTCTTCAAGTATTCTTAATTTGCACAACTGTATAAGCCCAGTAACATGTTTTGCTGGTATAGAAATTTGTTGTGcaatttttattttccttttttttcgaaaattcgGGTACGATAAAATTATTGTTTCCCTCTGTTACTGAAATGGCTCCTGTTTTGTTTCTTGCAGACACTCAGATCTCCTTCGAAGCTTATGGGACGCATTGATACTCTTGGACAAGTGGATGCTCGGTATCCAGCCATATTATTCAAACAGCAACTAACTGCATGTGTTGAAAAGATTTTTGGGCAACTCAGGGATAATCTGAAAAAGGAAATATCACCACTTCTTAGTGTCTGCATTCAGGTACTTATCCACTTTAAaatctggacgacaaatagatACATTGGAAACCTAGATATGTCAGTACACCGGCTCCCATCTGAATATTTTCATGCAGGCTCCAAAATCATCACGTGCACAGCCTGGAAAAGCATCCAAACCACCTGGGGTTGGTGCCCAACCACCATCAAACTCCCATTGGGACAATATTGTCAATTTTCTGGACTTGCTTATGTCCACGTTGCATGCAAATTATGTGAGCATTTTCTTAAGCTTTTTTTCTTCATCAGTGGATTTAAAGGCTCTTGGGGTGAATcattcttttttattattatttttttttgctgcaggTGCCATCATTCTTTATACGTAAACTTATCACTCAGCTATTCTCTTTTATAAATATACAGCTTTTTAACAGGTAATTTCctcaatttttaaatttatcctTGTTACATTTACATACAAGCAAACAAAACAGTTTGCACATGGTAACCAATCGATGTTATTGAATGGGTAGTTATTCCTTGGATGATATAATTATGTCTTCATTAGTTTTGCAAATAGCGTGATCATTGCACCTTTTATTTATGATATAAGCAAAGGGCCTTTTTGACAGTGAACTGATGGAATTCTGTTGGTTAAAAGTTATAATAGGAGATGGTGGTAGAATTACTTTGGGAAAAATCGGAGATGGTGGTAGAATTACTTTGGGAAAAATCATTACTGTATTATGTTTGAGATAAAGTTATAGGTAAAAATAAAATGATGAAATCATATGGTTTGTAATGATATTAACAGTCCTGTTCCCATTGTTCCATCAGCCTTCTTCTTCGGCGCGAATGCTGTACTTTCTCCAATGGGGAATATGTCAAAGCCGGGCTGTCATTGCTGGAGAAATGGATTTCTGATGCCACGGATGAGGTAGGTGTTTGCATTCTGCTTGTGAAGTTGTTTTGCACTCTGAGAATGGACTATGAGAAGGCCTGATAAAATTGTTAGCTTATCCCACTATATTTGTTCCCAGTTTGCTTATATACCTTGTGTTTTAGGAACTTAGGAGCAAGCAACATTATTATACATTTTATCGGTGCTCTGACTTTTTCACATTGCTTTACTAGTTTATTATCCTTGTACTTTCAGTTTGCAGGAACATCTTGGCATGAGCTAAATTATATCAGACAAGCTGTTGGTTTTTTGGTAATTTCTTGTGCATGCTGCATTTGTTTCCATGTTTCTGTGCTTCTTTTGTATGCCTGCCGAACATCTCACTAATTGCATAACACAGGTCATACAtcaaaaaaggaagaagacgCTTGAGGAGATTAGGCAAGATCTTTGCCCGGTAAGACTTGCTGCATGTATGACCTCCGATTTGTGCATATCCATTATTTATGCCATACCTCAACTAGTTATTTTCTGCTCTTGTTCTTTGTAGAACTTGAGTGTACGCCAAATATACAGGATATGCTCAATGTACTGGGACGACAAATACAATACCCAAGGAATATCGAATGAGGTAATCACTTTTGGATTGGAGGCTTTCCATTTTTTGGGGATTCACTATGCTTTTTTGTTCTGAGAATTTCGGGATCTGGCAGGTTGTTTCTGCAATGAGGGAGGAAGTAAACAAATATACTCAGAATCTCGTATCAAATTCCTTTTTATTAGATGATGATTTAAGGTATGCGTGATTTCTTGGTTAAAATTTTAGACAGCAGAATCAGCCTTTTTGTGTATGTAAATCACTACTATCCTTATTGCAGAACATGATTTACTATCTGTTAATTTGCCCTTGTATGTGATGCTTTCTTTCAGTATACCGTTCTCTACAGAGGATTTGTC of the Oryza sativa Japonica Group chromosome 2, ASM3414082v1 genome contains:
- the LOC4330906 gene encoding protein OPAQUE1 — its product is MSYRKGLKVWVEEKGEGWVEAEVVEVKDRAVFVLTSQRKKITVLAEKLLPRDTDEDLGGGHVDDMTKLTYLNEPGVLYNLKRRYALNEIYTYTGSILIAVNPFTRLPHLYNEYMMEQYKGVRLGELSPHVFAVADASYRAMVNDSRSQSILVSGESGAGKTETTKLIMQYLTYVGGRAAIDDRTVEQQVLESNPLLEAFGNAKTVRNDNSSRFGKFVEIQFDANGRISGAAIRTYLLERSRVVQINDPERNFHCFYQLCASGKDAELYKLGHPRSFHYLNKSKTYELEGTNNEDEYWKTKRAMDIVGISRNDQDAIFRILAAILHLGNIEFSPGKEIDSSKIKDPTSNFHLRMAAKLFMCDPDLLISTLCTRSINTLEGAIIKALDCSAAAANRDALAKTVYARLFDWLVENINKSIGQDVDSKVQIGVLDIYGFESFKNNSFEQFCINFANEKLQQHFNEHVFKMEQEEYKSEKIDWSYIEFIDNQDVLDLIEKKPIGIIALLDEACMFPKSTHETFATKMFRNFSSHHRLEKTKFSETDFVISHYAGKVTYQTESFLEKNRDYIVAEHCNLLSSSRCPLVSGLFGSLPEESLRSSYKFSSVASRFKQQLQALMETLNSTEPHYVRCVKPNSVNRPQMFENQSVLHQLRCGGVLEAVRISLAGYPTRRTYAEFVDRFGVLVPELMLGSYDERALTKGILEKMKLENFQLGSTKVFLRAGQIAILDMRRAEVLENAARHIQGRFRTFITRKEFVKTREASISIQAYCRGCLARKMYMVKRETAAAIIVQKYVRRWRLHRTYQQAHSAALLIQSCIRGFIARRYFSVIREQKAALVIQSLWRKRKVIILFQQYRQATVKIQCAWRQKLARRELRRLKMAANEAGALREAKNKLEKKLDDLTLRLTLERRLRAAGEEAKSVEILKRDKMIESLSAECAAAKSDAQSEHDKNRLLQRQLDDSLREITMLQGSKIMTAEAEKENSNLKNLVESLSKRNSSLEYELTSARKGSDDTMKKLKDVEGKCNHLQQNLDKLQEKLTNLENENHVLRQKALNMSPLNNMSMATKAFPQKFATPIGLPNGEQKHGYETPPAAKYLASLPQSLTGSRRTRMPVERQEENHEILLRCIKENLGFKDGKPVAACIIYSCLLHWRAFESERTAIFDHVIEAINNVLKGEEADGRLPYWLSNTSALLCLLQKNLRSNGLFATPSGRSGGPLGIGDKIVQTLRSPSKLMGRIDTLGQVDARYPAILFKQQLTACVEKIFGQLRDNLKKEISPLLSVCIQAPKSSRAQPGKASKPPGVGAQPPSNSHWDNIVNFLDLLMSTLHANYVPSFFIRKLITQLFSFINIQLFNSLLLRRECCTFSNGEYVKAGLSLLEKWISDATDEFAGTSWHELNYIRQAVGFLVIHQKRKKTLEEIRQDLCPNLSVRQIYRICSMYWDDKYNTQGISNEVVSAMREEVNKYTQNLVSNSFLLDDDLSIPFSTEDLSMAIPAIDYADVEFPESLHHYPSVQLLVKHHDPQPV